AATACTAAACGGGGTGCTAACAAGGACGGTAAACCGAAGCCGAAGAAGCCAAGgaagaccaaaaaaaccGCTGCAACAGATGGAGGAGGTGAGCCCACgccaaagaagaagaggcccgccaagaagaaacaaactcCGGCGGACACTCAGCCgtcatcaacaacaaacacaccttcttgaagaggTGCTTGATACGATAGAACATGTAACTGCGTTAGATAATACAAATGCTAAGATTATACAGAGAAAGAGTCGCCCACCAGGGCccccattttctttttggttGGCAATCAAGCAAACGATTCCTTTGGGTCGTTCTTTAACAAGTAGGTGATAAGTTCGTAAATGTTTTGTCTGTCTGCTGCAGTGTGGATCCATATCCCATACACTTCATGCTTCAGGTTCTTAATGATTATTAAATCGTCCTTGACCTCTATTCCCATCAAATGCAGCGGATTTTGCTGGTCCTCTGCAGAATTGGAGgtttttctctgttttaTCACACTGTCTGGAACAATACCGATGGAGAAATTTTCTGGATTGATTCTGTTCAACACAATCAAACCGTAGTTATATATATCTGGACCTCTGAGAGGCTCGCCAGAACTGTAGTGTTGCTGAGAAGAATCGTTGTCCTGCTTTGGGAGCTTTGTGGGACCCGCAGTCAAATCTCGTAGATATATGGCAAGCACACCCTGGTAATCCAGCTTGTTCCATTCATCTTTGCCAAAATCCCACTTGTATATCGAGGCGTGTGGGGTGTGGAACAGCAGTTGCTTGATCTTGGGATCGTACCTGCCGATGACATTGAAGTTCAGTGCTTTCCTATAGAATTCCAAGGCATTGCTAGACTCTGCTTCTTTGCTTGCTGTCATCGTGTGGTCCCGAAGTCCGCTGAATGGGGTTTCTCCCGTGACTCAAGAGAAGTGTTCAAGTtgtcaaaatttttgatataAAATTATTCTGCATTAATATACTTATCTGTTATTAAGATAGATAGGATGGAGGCTATGTACAGGTGGTATGCTTTAAATCAGGAGAACTCTTTGTCGAAGTCGGTTAGGGCAAACCTGTAACGTACGTCACCTTTCTCCATTCTGGTGAACACTTCTTTGACGCCCTTTTCGCCAATTGGAACAGTTTCGACCCATAGCTTCACCTCCTTTTCTGCAGCCAGCTTGAGTAACTGTTTCAGCTCGGTCATCGAACCCAAGAAGCTGTTTGAGATGGAGACACCAACAAGACCAAAGGgtttcatcttcaaaaccTCGTGCTGCTCTGGGATGGCAATCGAAACGATTCGCCCACCCACGGTTAGAATGTTTGGTAGTGTGTTGAAGTCAATATCGGTCAGCGACCCTGCACAAATTACGACGAGGTCTAGCTTATCGAAATATTCCTTGTGCCAGTCGGGTTCCTCTTTTATAGCGATGAAGTGATCCGCTCCCAACTTCATTGCGTCGTCCCTTTTCTTTGATGTTCTGGAGATGGCGTAAACCTCGGCACCCATGGCTTTAGCCAGTATGATCCCCATATGTCCGATACCACCAATACCAATTATCCCGACTTTCTTACCTGGTCCGCAACCGTTTCTCTTCAATGGTGAAAACACTGTCAACCCGCCGCACATTAATGGGGCCGCCAGGTGGGAGGGAATCGATTCCGGGATTGGCACTGCGAAATGTTCATGGACTCTCACATAGTTGGCATACCCGCCTCTGGAAGAGTATCCATCTTCGTATGGATTAGCATACGTGCAAACCACTTTGGCACAGTATGGCTCGTTATCGTTGATGCAACGATCGCACTCCAGGCAGGACATGGCTTGTGCACCCATCCCGACACGGTCACCGATCTTGTAACCGCTGTTACACTTGGGTCCCATCTTGACAATGGTCCCGATTATTTCATGTCCAACAACCAAAGGTTTTGGCGTGTCCCCCCAATTACCGCTAGCGCAATGTACGTCAGAACCGCACACACCACATGCTTCGATCTTGATGTCGATGTCGTGGTCGCCAAACTTCTTTGGAGAATATTCGGTTTTCTTGACGTTCTTCCAGTCCTTGTGGTCCAACACGGCAATACCTTGGAATTTTTCTGGATATGAcattctgttgttgttgttcttgctAACTTGCTTGCTTGTTTGCTGTAGTGTCAAGAGGGAAGGATGAACTACTTGTCGTGTAATGTTCCTCCTTATATACGCTGATCTTTGCTTCCGCGATGCTCCACGGCATCAATATGCTGGCATAGTTCTGGAGCAGCGGTGTTAAACTCCAATGCTAGCCCCTTTCACATCAGATATCATCGGTACAAACCTTCGAACTAAAGGACCGACAcatttcttgttctttcaGCACATAATCTTATCGCCGATGAGAAAACGTTTCGACATGGATATGATAGGgatagagagagagaagaatgGGTATACCGCACGAGCGCTTCTAAGGAAACCTTGGCAGTAGTTGGCGTGCAATCGTAGTCCGTAGTGTCCACTGTCTAGCTGGGTATTTCACTCTGCGTCTACAATCGAGTGAACCACTAGCAGTTAACGGGCAAGGCTAAGGCTTTTTTGCCCACGTTCGCCCTTTCGAGTCCTGAGTTATCGCGGCCTCATAGCGGGCATCACTCTCTAGCGTGGATGTGTCAAACCGGTGGTATCATAACACCGTCGGAGGACAGGACAGCGAACTTTCGGTGTtttctttccattttctATTTATTATAGCCCCTCACAACGGGGTTATAAATTGATATCAGAAGAATACAGGGTCCCAAGAAGGTATCACAGAGCGTGGGGAAAGCGATGCACAGGCGTGGGGCACAAGCGCGAGGCACACGCACTTAGATTTACAGGGGACAGGTTTACTGAAGAGTGGAAGCATTGGAACACACGACAAACCGCATTTCACAGCTAGCACATAATTGGCG
The sequence above is a segment of the Huiozyma naganishii CBS 8797 chromosome 11, complete genome genome. Coding sequences within it:
- the DCP1 gene encoding Dcp1p (similar to Saccharomyces cerevisiae DCP1 (YOL149W); ancestral locus Anc_3.1), with product MTASKEAESSNALEFYRKALNFNVIGRYDPKIKQLLFHTPHASIYKWDFGKDEWNKLDYQGVLAIYLRDLTAGPTKLPKQDNDSSQQHYSSGEPLRGPDIYNYGLIVLNRINPENFSIGIVPDSVIKQRKTSNSAEDQQNPLHLMGIEVKDDLIIIKNLKHEVYGIWIHTAADRQNIYELITYLLKNDPKESFA
- the KNAG0K02680 gene encoding NAD(P)-dependent alcohol dehydrogenase — its product is MSYPEKFQGIAVLDHKDWKNVKKTEYSPKKFGDHDIDIKIEACGVCGSDVHCASGNWGDTPKPLVVGHEIIGTIVKMGPKCNSGYKIGDRVGMGAQAMSCLECDRCINDNEPYCAKVVCTYANPYEDGYSSRGGYANYVRVHEHFAVPIPESIPSHLAAPLMCGGLTVFSPLKRNGCGPGKKVGIIGIGGIGHMGIILAKAMGAEVYAISRTSKKRDDAMKLGADHFIAIKEEPDWHKEYFDKLDLVVICAGSLTDIDFNTLPNILTVGGRIVSIAIPEQHEVLKMKPFGLVGVSISNSFLGSMTELKQLLKLAAEKEVKLWVETVPIGEKGVKEVFTRMEKGDVRYRFALTDFDKEFS